In one window of Candidatus Kinetoplastibacterium blastocrithidii (ex Strigomonas culicis) DNA:
- a CDS encoding HAD family hydrolase, with product MNYKKLVLFDLDHTLLPIDSDYQWANFLAMAGHAGTSPEEAIKINNDLMERYNLEILTANQSAEFMLKLLSINSTYNLALWHEEFMRDIVRPNITEVAIKLVQNHLESNALCAIVTATNNFVTEPIARAFGIKNLIATEAEYVRGRFTGKILGTPSFREGKVIRVKKWLSTLGYKINDFSSSFFYSDSVNDLPLMELVTNPIATNPNSKLRSIAIDRKWEILDIFNNSKDFKS from the coding sequence ATGAATTATAAAAAACTAGTTCTTTTTGATTTGGATCATACTTTACTACCCATAGACAGTGATTATCAGTGGGCAAACTTTTTAGCCATGGCTGGGCATGCTGGAACAAGTCCGGAAGAAGCCATTAAAATAAACAATGATCTAATGGAGCGGTATAATCTAGAAATACTGACAGCAAATCAATCAGCAGAATTCATGCTTAAATTACTATCTATAAATTCAACATATAACTTAGCGTTATGGCATGAAGAATTTATGAGGGATATAGTAAGACCTAATATTACCGAAGTAGCAATAAAACTAGTACAAAATCATTTAGAATCAAATGCTCTGTGTGCAATAGTCACAGCTACCAATAATTTTGTTACTGAGCCTATAGCAAGAGCTTTTGGCATAAAAAACTTAATTGCAACAGAGGCAGAATATGTCAGGGGACGTTTTACAGGGAAAATTCTTGGCACACCTAGTTTTAGAGAGGGAAAAGTTATTCGTGTAAAAAAATGGTTATCTACCCTAGGTTACAAAATTAATGATTTTAGCAGTTCATTTTTTTATAGTGATTCTGTAAATGACTTACCTTTAATGGAATTAGTGACTAATCCAATAGCAACTAATCCTAACAGTAAATTACGTTCTATAGCAATTGATAGAAAATGGGAAATATTAGATATTTTTAATAATTCTAAAGATTTTAAATCTTGA